The Streptomyces cyaneogriseus subsp. noncyanogenus region TGGGCCGACGGCGCGGCGATGGAGAAGCAGACCCGGGCGCGCGGCGAGCAGGTCGAGCAGGGCCTGATCGCCATCACCGAGGAGAACCTGGCCGACGTCAAGGAGTACCGGGGCCGCGGGCTGGTCTGGGGCCTGGAGTTCCGCGACAAGCAGCGGGCCGGCCGGATCGCCCGCCGCGCCTTCGAGCTCGGCCTGCTGGTCGAGACGTCCGGCCCCGAGGGCGAGGTCGTCAAGCTGCTCCCGGCCCTCACCATCACGCCGGAGGAGCTGGACGAGGGGCTGGAGACCCTCGCCCGCGCGGTCCGCGAGACCGCCTGACCCCGCACCACCCCCACCCCCCATCCGCACCCGTCTAGGAGGCATCGCAGCACCGTGATTGTCCGTTCGTTCCAGGAGATCGAAGGCACCGACCGGCACGTGAAGGCCGCGTCCGGCACATGGGAGAGCAAGCGCATCGTCCTGGCCAAGGAGAAGGTCGGCTTCTCCCTGCACGAGACGATCCTCTACGCGGGCACGGAGACGTCGATGTGGTACGCGAACCACATCGAGGCCGTCGTCTGCGTGGAGGGCGAGGCCGAACTGACCGACCAGGAGACCGGGCGGACGTACACCATCACGCCCGGGACCATGTACCTCCTGGACGGGCACGAGCGGCACACGCTGCGGGTCAAGGAGGACTTCCGCTGCATCTGCGTCTTCAACCCGCCCGTGACCGGGCGGGAGGACCACGACGAGAACGGCGTCTACCCGCTGCTCACCGAGGAGGTGTGAGTCACCGTGACCGCGACCGTCACCGATCTCTACCCCAGCCGCGGCACCACGGAGGTGTCCGTCCCCCGGCAGGACCCGGTGGTCTGGGGCGCCCCGGACACGCCCGGCCCGATCGCCCCGGCCGACCTGCTGTCCTATGAGCGCGACGGCTTCCTCGCCATCGACCAGCTCATCGGCGACGACGAGGTCGCCGTCTACCGGCGGGAGCTGGAGCGGCTGGTCACGGACCCGGAGATCCGCGCCGACGAGCGCGCGATCGTCGAGCCGAAGTCGAAGGAGATCCGCTCCGTCTTCGAGGTCCACAAGATCAGCGAGGTGTTCGCCGCCCTGGTGCGCGACGAGCGGGTGGTCGGCCGGGCCCGGCAGATCCTCGGCTCGGACGTCTACGTCCACCAGTCGCGGATCAACGTCAAGCCGGGCTTCGGCGCCAGCGGGTTCTACTGGCACTCGGACTTCGAGACCTGGCACGCCGAGGACGGCCTGCCCCGGATGCGCACGGTGTCGGTCTCGATCGCGCTGACCGAGAACCACGACACCAACGGCGGGCTCATGATCATGCCGGGGTCGCACAAGACGTTCCTCGGCTGCGCGGGAGCCACGCCGAAGGACAACTACAAGAAGTCGCTCCAGATGCAGGACGCGGGCACGCCGTCGGACGAGGCGCTGACCGAGATGGCCTCCGCGTACGGCATCAAGCTGTTCACCGGCCGGGCCGGGTCGGCGACGTGGTTCGACTGCAACTGCATGCACGGCTCCGGGGACAACATCACGCCGTTCCCGCGCAGCAACGTCTTCATCGTGTTCAACAGCGTGGAGAACACGGCGGTGGAGCCGTTCGCGGCGCCGGTGCGGCGGCCGGAGTTCATCGGGGCGCGGGACTTCACGCCGGTGAAGTGACCGCGTGACACGGCCACCGGGCCGGTGCCCGCGCCGTGTGGGACGGCGGGCACCGGCCCGGTGCCGTGTCCGGGCGTGGCTACAGGGCGTCCAGCAGCCGGTCCACGTCCTGTGCCGTGTTGTACACGTGGAACGCGGCCCGCAGATTGCCCGCCCGGTCGGAGACCTGGATCCCGGCCCGGCCCAGCTCCTCCTGCCGGTGGCCGAGGCCGGGCACGGAGACGATCGCCGACCCGGGGGCGGGCACCGGCTCGTGGCCCAGGGAGGCCAGCCCGGCGCGGAACCGGTCGGCGAGGGCGACGTCGTGGGCGTGCACCGCGTCCACGCCGAGCTCCTCCACCAGCGCCAGACTGTGCCGGGCGCCGGTGTACGACAGCAGCGCGGGGCTCTCGTCGAACCGGCGTGCCGAGCGGGCGAGTTCCGTCACCGGGCCGTAGGTGCTGTCCCAGGGGCGCTCGCCGGCGGCCCAGCCCGCGAACAGCGGCGTCAGCCCGCCGAGGTCCTCGGGGACGACGAGGAAGGCGACGCCGCGCGGGCAGAACACCCACTTGTAGGCGACCACGGCGACGTAGTCGAAGTCGCCGGCGGCCAGCGGCAGCCAGCCGGCCGACTGCGAGGCGTCGACGAGCGTCCGCGCGCCGTGCGCCCGGGCGGCGTCGCGCAGCGCGGCCAGGTCGGCGATCCGCCCGTCGGCGGACTGCACGGAGCTGACGGCGACGAGGGCGGTGTCCGGGCCGACCGACTCGGCGATCCGCTCCAGCGGCACGGCGCGCACCTTCAGGTCGCCGCGCATGTGCAAGGGGTTGACCAGGGAGCTGAAGTCGCCCTCGGCGGTGAGGACTTCGGCGCCCGCGGGCAGCGAGGCCGCGATCAGGCCGCTGTAGACGGCGACGGACGCCCCGGCGGCGACGCGGGCGACCGGGACGCCCGCGATCCGGGCGAAGGCGGCCCGTGACGCCTCCACGTCGGCGAACATGTCGGACGGCTGCCCGGCCGCCATGGACGCCGCCGCGTCCCGCAGGGCGACGACGGTCCGGGCGGGCAGCAGGCCCAGGCCGGCGGTGTTCAGGTAGGTGGTCTTCGGGGCGAACTCGGCGCGGACGAGGCTGTCGAAGGAGTCCATGGGACCACTCTGCTGGCGCGGGATCTCCCCGTCCATCGCTATTTCCGGCGCGGGCCCTCCAAGCAGCGCTCATGCACAGCGGCCGGCCCGCGCTGTCACCGCTGAGGCACCGCGCACCCGTCCGGGCCGCACACCTCTCCGCCGTCGCCGCCGGCCACCGGCACGGGGGTGCGCTCGCCCCACGCCCGGGCCAGCGCCCGGGTGAAGACCTCGGCGGGCTGGGCGCCGGAGACCCCGTAGGCGCGGTCGAGGACGAAGAAGGGCACGCCCCGGGCGCCGAGCTGCGCGGCCTCCCGCTCGTCGGCGCGCACCTCGTCGGCGTAGGCCGCGGGGTCGGCGAGGACCGCGCGGGCCCCGTCGGCGTCGAGCCCGGCGGCGACGGCCAGCTCGACCAGCCGCTCGTCGTCACCGAAGACCGAGCGCTCCTCGGCGAAGTTGGCCCGGTACAGCCGGTCCAGCAGCGCCTCCTGCCGTCCCCGCTCCTTGGCGAAGTGCAGCAGGCGGTGCATGTCGAAGGTGCTGCCGTGGTCCCGGCCCCGGGTCAGGTACGGCAGCCCCTCGGCGGCGGCCTGGCCGCCCAGCTCGTCCTCACCGGCCTCGGCCTGCGCCCGGCTCATGCCGTACTTGGCGGTGAGCATGGCGAGGACCGGCTCGACGTCGTCCTTGGCGCGGCCCGGGTCCAGTTCGAACGAGCGGTGGACCACCTCGACCCGGTCCCGGTGCGGGAAGGCCGCCAGCGCCTTCTCGAAGCGGGCCTTGCCCACGTAGCACCAGGGACAGGCGATGTCGCTCCAGATTTCGACGCGCATGGTCTCGGTCTTCTCCAGGTCGTACGGGTGGCGGAGACGGTCTCCGCCCGGTACGTGAACCTTCAAGGGACTCGTCTCATTCCCCGGCCCCGGCGAGGCGGGTGAACTGGGCGCGGTAGGCGCTGGGGGTGAGGCCGGTGCGGCGGACGAGGTGGGCGCGCAGGGAGTCGGCGGTGCCGAGGCCGCAGGCGCGGGCGACCTGGTCCATGGGCAGGGTGGTGGTCTCCAGGAGTTCCTTGGCGCGCTCGATGCGTTGGTGCAGCAGCCATTGCAGGGGGCTGACCCCGCTCTCGGCGTGGAAGCGGCGGGTGAGGGTGCGCACGGACACGCCCGCGTGCCGGGCCAGGTCGGTGAGGGTGAGCGGCCGGTCCAGGTTGCGCATGGCCCAGCCGCGGGTGTCGGCGCAGGCGGTGCCGCGCTCGGGCGGCAGCGGGGTCTGGGTGAACTGGGTCTGGCCGCCGGGACGGACGGGGGCGACCAGGGCCAGGCGGGCGACCCGGTTGGCGACGGCGGCGCCGTAGTCGCTGCGGATGATGTGCAGGCACATGTCGATGCCGGCGGCGTAGCCGGA contains the following coding sequences:
- a CDS encoding ectoine synthase, yielding MIVRSFQEIEGTDRHVKAASGTWESKRIVLAKEKVGFSLHETILYAGTETSMWYANHIEAVVCVEGEAELTDQETGRTYTITPGTMYLLDGHERHTLRVKEDFRCICVFNPPVTGREDHDENGVYPLLTEEV
- the thpD gene encoding ectoine hydroxylase, with product MTATVTDLYPSRGTTEVSVPRQDPVVWGAPDTPGPIAPADLLSYERDGFLAIDQLIGDDEVAVYRRELERLVTDPEIRADERAIVEPKSKEIRSVFEVHKISEVFAALVRDERVVGRARQILGSDVYVHQSRINVKPGFGASGFYWHSDFETWHAEDGLPRMRTVSVSIALTENHDTNGGLMIMPGSHKTFLGCAGATPKDNYKKSLQMQDAGTPSDEALTEMASAYGIKLFTGRAGSATWFDCNCMHGSGDNITPFPRSNVFIVFNSVENTAVEPFAAPVRRPEFIGARDFTPVK
- a CDS encoding aminotransferase class V-fold PLP-dependent enzyme; its protein translation is MDSFDSLVRAEFAPKTTYLNTAGLGLLPARTVVALRDAAASMAAGQPSDMFADVEASRAAFARIAGVPVARVAAGASVAVYSGLIAASLPAGAEVLTAEGDFSSLVNPLHMRGDLKVRAVPLERIAESVGPDTALVAVSSVQSADGRIADLAALRDAARAHGARTLVDASQSAGWLPLAAGDFDYVAVVAYKWVFCPRGVAFLVVPEDLGGLTPLFAGWAAGERPWDSTYGPVTELARSARRFDESPALLSYTGARHSLALVEELGVDAVHAHDVALADRFRAGLASLGHEPVPAPGSAIVSVPGLGHRQEELGRAGIQVSDRAGNLRAAFHVYNTAQDVDRLLDAL
- a CDS encoding DsbA family oxidoreductase, which codes for MRVEIWSDIACPWCYVGKARFEKALAAFPHRDRVEVVHRSFELDPGRAKDDVEPVLAMLTAKYGMSRAQAEAGEDELGGQAAAEGLPYLTRGRDHGSTFDMHRLLHFAKERGRQEALLDRLYRANFAEERSVFGDDERLVELAVAAGLDADGARAVLADPAAYADEVRADEREAAQLGARGVPFFVLDRAYGVSGAQPAEVFTRALARAWGERTPVPVAGGDGGEVCGPDGCAVPQR
- a CDS encoding GlxA family transcriptional regulator; translated protein: MPQRRTPHRVAVVAPARVSMFNLAIPELLFDKTLVDGAPGYEVTVCTPDPGPIATTGGLDLYVGRGLDAVETADTVLVAGTGERYVPDPRTVAAVRAAAGAGRRVASICSGAFVLAEAGLLDGRSATTYWELAAELRDRYPALDLQGDVLYVQDGRVLTSSGYAAGIDMCLHIIRSDYGAAVANRVARLALVAPVRPGGQTQFTQTPLPPERGTACADTRGWAMRNLDRPLTLTDLARHAGVSVRTLTRRFHAESGVSPLQWLLHQRIERAKELLETTTLPMDQVARACGLGTADSLRAHLVRRTGLTPSAYRAQFTRLAGAGE